The genomic window tgggagatgtccggatatcgttgcccaatgggtctgtttggttactggagaaggttcgacatattcctgacctgaggaggaatctgatttctgttggacaacttgatgatgaaggacatgcaatactatttgttggtggtacttggaaggttacaaagggagctagggtattggctcgtggaaagaagactggcactctgtatatgacctcatgtccaagagacacaattgcagttgctgatgcaagtactgatacaagcctatggcaccgcagacttggtcacatgagtgagaaagggatgaagatgttgctgtcaaaaggaaaactaccagaattgaagtccattgattttgacatgtgtgaaagttgcatcttaggaaagcaaaaaaaggtgagcttcttgaaaactggcaggacaccgaaggctgaaaaattggaactagtacacactgatttgtgggggccttctccggttgcatccctaggaggttcaaggtactacatcacctttattgatgactcaagtagaaaggtatgggtttattttctgaaaaataaatctgatgtatttgtaacttttaagaagtggaaggccatggttgagatagaaacaggtttgaaagtaaaatgtttgaggtcagataatggaggagagtacatagatggaggattcagtgagtattgtgctgcacagggaattaggatggagaagaccattcctgggacaccacagcagaatggtgtggctgagcgcatgaacagaactctcaatgagcgtgctagaagtatgaggttgcatgctggactaccaaaaactttttgggctgatgctgttagcactgctgcttacctgataaaccgaggaccatcagttcccatggagttcaaacttcctgaggaggtttggagcggtaaagaggtgaagttttcacatttaaaagtttttggttgtgtttcttatgttcatattgattctgatgctcgtagtaaacttgatgcaaagtcaaaaatatgttttttcatcggctatggtgatgagaaatttggctataggttttgggatgaacaaaacaggaaaatcatcagaagtagaaatgtgatatttaatgaacaggttatgtacaaggatagGTCAACTGTAacgtcagatgttacagagatagatcaaaagaaatctgagtttgtcaacttagatgaattgactgaaagtactgtccaaaaagggggtgaagaagataaggagaatgtaaattcacaggtagatctgagtacacctgtagttgaagttcgcagatcttctaGAAACACTAGACCTCCGCaacgttattcacctgttttaaattatctcctgttgactgatggtggtgagccagagtgttatgatgaagccttgcaagatgagaattcaagcaagtgggagttagccatgaaggatgagatggattccctgttggggaatcagacatgggaactgactgaattgccagtaggaaagaaggctttgcacaacaagtgggtatacagaataaagaatgagcatgatggtagcaaacgttacaaggccagattagtggttaaagggttccaacagaaggagggcattgactacacagagatattttctccagttgtgaagatgtcaacaattagacttgtacttggaatggtggctgtagaaaacttacatcttgagcagttagatgtgaagacagcattccttcatggtgacttggaggaagacctttacatgattcagccagaagggttcattgttcagggacaagagaatctagtctgcaaactgagaaagagcttgtatggccttaaacaagctcctagacagtggtacaagaagtttgacaattttatgcatagaattgggttcaagagatgtgaagctgatcattgttgctatgttaagtcctttgacaattcttacatcatattactgttgtatgtggatgatatgcttattgcagggtctgacattgagaagattaataatctgaagaagcaattgtccaaacagtttgcaatgaaggatttgggagctgcaaagcaaatccttggtatgagaatcattagagacaaggctaatggtacattgaaactttcacagtcagagtatgtgaagaaagttctcagcaggttcaacatgaataaagctaaaccagtgagcacacccttgggtagtcatttcaaactaagcaaagaacagtcaccgaagacagaagaagaaagggaccatatgagcaaggtgccctatgcctcagctattggcagcttgatgtatgctatggtgtgtacaaggccagacattgcacatgcagtgggagttgtgagcagattcatgagtaggcctggaaagcagcattgggaggcagtcaagtggattttaagatatctgaagggttcattagatacatgtctttgcttcacaggtgcaagtttgaaactgcagggttatgtagatgctgattttgctggtgatattgatagtagaaagagtactactgggtttgtttttactctaggtggtacagctatatcatggacttcaaatctacagaagattgttactttgtctactacagaagctgagtatgttgcagcaactgaagctggaaaggagatgatttggctacatggtttcttagatgaattgggtaagaagcaggagatgggcattctacacagtgacagtcagagtgcaatttttcttgccaaaaattcggcttttcattcaaagtcgaaacatatacaaacaaaataccactttatccgttatcttgttgaggataaactggtaatacttgagaagatttgtggatctaagaaccctgcagacatgttgactaagggtgtcactattgagaagttgaagctgtgcgcagcttcaattggtcttctagcttgaggacaggaggatgagttgtagggatgagggatcgttttttggaggatagcggtttgatgttggtgattgaactagtctccaagtgggagatttgttgggctttgtggagcctagttttgtttgatccggtttgacgacccgacccgaataatattgcatggcttttttaatgggagatttattgaggcctgttgggcccgtttagcccattgtggaaccaccttttgtaattagggttttttagtatggtagggttgtcgtgctatatatatagagagaatattgtagccgccaagttgtactctgtattcttccctgataatagtgatatccctgcaactccgtggacgtaggcaaattgccgaaccacgtaaatactgtcttgtgcgtgtgattgttttttctttggcgtgtgttttttctctaatttttgtttctcacgggttgggaattcggtttaattcccttcatctagaatgtcctacactattctagaatattcaagagacttctagaatgtcctacactattctagaatattcaagagacttctagatttctctagaaagctttggacccttctcatgccttctaccatagtgtagagttgtgtggacttctctaggcatttctagaaccttccacactcttcccactagtggctaagtgtggatgtctccaagggtctctagaagcttctcacctcctatataagccatggggagggtcatttgaagcatcttgtgacaagACGCACTGAAAAGTGCGAACCGGAGAAGTCGACAACTTTCTCGGTACAGAAAGGAGGAAGGGACGCACGAAGCGGCGCCGTTTTGAGGATGCAAACCAAGATCAGCTCCTTCTTCAAGCCCTCTTCTGCACCCAAATCACCTCCAATTTTCTACGACGATGATGATGGGGACAATGAACCGACGCCGTTTTCTGACAAGGAGGAACCTCCCATTTTCGGCGGCGACGACGAAATGGTGTCGTTTTGGGAGAAGGAACCAGAGGTCGTCATCACCTACAAGCGCAGAGCTCCGAATCCAGATAGGTACGACGCCGTTTTGCTTCCCCTTGATTTTGCTTCATTTGGGTATCTATGTTTTCCGGTTTTGGTcattaatatttaatgttttggTGTCTCATTTTTTCTCgagggtctgtttggttgctgagaaaatgtggaACAGTGGGAGAAATTATTGACACCCAGCATAATTGTTTtgattcttatttatttgtttttatttggaaCCTTTCGGGGGGGGGGAAGGGGAAAATTCGGCTGAATTTCTTCATGGTCTGTTTGGCTGCTCAGAAAAGTTTGGAAAGTATAAGAAATTAATACTTTTGAATTCTTAACTAGTTTTTCGTTGTTTAGAAGGTTTTGGGGAAAATGGTAATTGCACAAATTAGGGAAGTATCAGAAATTGTTGAAACCCGAAATCactgtttttattcttttcttttttgttcatTGTTTGGAACATCTCCGGGAAAATATCTGCAAATTTCTTGAAGGTTATATTTCTTTGCGGAGAGAGGTACGAAAATAGAAGACGGTGAAACTTTAATTCTTAATTATGTGTCATTATTTAAaaggtgttttttttcttccattttttggttgGTGTGGGTGTGGTAGTGGGGGCAATTGGAGGAGCAGGGGTGTGGAGCGAAATTCCACtgattttttcctctgtttggGTGCTGAGAAACTGtaggaaaatagaagaaaacaattttatgattattattattattttcttattatttagaaCATTTTAGTGAAAAAGGGGAGGCTCTGCTAATGTTTTAAGGCAGGAAAATTACACTAAATTTCTTTAAGGTTTTCTATGTTGCTTTGAAAAggtaggaaaataaaagaaatcagAGTGTTTGATTCataatttttccttattttgaaCATTtgggaggaagaaaaagaatattCTGCTTTGCTCAATTTCTTATGTTTCcctttggttgctgagaaaatgtaggaagagaggagaaataataaaattttaatcatcaaattttgaataatttaaaatattggggaaaaaaaggataTTCCACTCACCTCAATTTTTGAGAATCTGGTTGGTTGCTGGGAAATATGTAATGAAGTAGAAGGaatctaatttttgtttgtCATTGTTTAGAAGTTGGAACATTTGGGAAAGAAAGTCTCTCAGTTGAATTTGACACGACATTTCTTTGGATTGTTAAGTTCGGGGTTTTCTCTTTTGCCAAACCAAGACAATAAAAAAGTATGATACTTAAAATACATATCCATGTATattgcctttttattttctcctaAGGGTGATGAAGATCTTCATTTCAATTTGCTGTAGATCAGTTACTTTTGGGTTAGaatgaaaccattttttttcccaattttaTTCCTGTTTCACATATTTTCAACCTTGGTATGTTTTCGGGTTCTTGTATTTTTCAACAACTTGGGCTTTTTGGTTCTGTAATCAAGGGAAAAAAACGAGACAGATGGTGGTTTGATCGCTGAAACCATGAAGAAACCCATTGTAGTGGATTCACCACTCCCCAACAGAACCCTCAATAAGAAGAGAAACTATGCTCAGTTCCATTTAGAGTTGGGCCAGTCTGATTTCCTTCTGCATTCATGCTCTACATGTGGGCTTAAGTATGCTCCTGGTGATGAAGGGGACGAGCAAGTTCACAAGGCATTCCACAAGAATTTCACCCATGGAATTCAATTCAAGGTTCCTTAGTAGGAAATTTTAGCATTTGGCTGTGTTTGTCAGGTTTGTTTTGGTGTTTGTTGAATCATATTGCCATTTAATTTCACAGGGTTGGCGCAATGAGAGAATCATTCGTATGCCTTCAACTGGAGGGGGACGAATTGTTTTGGTATTGGATGGCGACCCTCCTGCTCATAAGAACAAGGTTTATATCAATTTCTCGTTCTTGGATCTGATGGGTGAAGTTTTTTACATGTTGATCTTGACATTTGGTCATTATTGGGAGCTTTTAATTAGGATTCTTTGGTATTGGCAGGTCCATGAGGTTGTAAAGATCATGGAGGTTGAATTTGGAGGTGGATGGATTTTTCATAAGAACTGTAAGGTGATTAACATCAAATTCTACTTAGTTACTTTGGAGGTTCCATTATCCAGTTTACCTAAACATATTTCTAAAGTATATTAGATTGCACATTACCTTACATTTTATCCCTTCTAGTAGTTCACAACCCATATATGAACTTCCCATATGCATATTcaacaaattccaaattatCTGCTAAAATTTGTCTAATTCTTCTACTTAAGAAATAGTAGCATATGCTTTCTATTTTCCAATATGCTTTGGTCTTCTTAGAATACTCATCCTCAAGTTCttcccaaaattatttttgaaattttgatgaaGTTGTTACCATCACTGATGTCCAGACTGATTCTAGAGTAATGATTCTCAACTCCCAATTTCatatctatgattttttttttttgcattttttcttattcctaTGGTTGCAGGCGTATCTATTCATTTCCTCCCAAAGGGTTGCTGGCTGTCTAGTTGCAGAACCAATACAAAAAGCCTACAAAATTCTCTCGTCCTCACCGGATGAAAGATCTGATGATACTAGCTCAAAGGAAGCAGGACCGAATTCAAACAAACTTCAGTTTGGGACCGTAAATTTTCAGAGAGAAGTCGTCCAAAGAGCTCCTTCTGTTAATAGCCGTGAAGCATTGGATGGGACACCCAATGGACCTATAGTCTGTGAGAAGGAAGCTGTACCTGCTATCTGTGGCATTAGGGCCATATGGGTCACTCCCTCCAACAGAAGGAAACATATTGCTAGCCAACTTCTGGATGCCGTGAGGTGAGTTCATGAACTTCTGTTTCTTTCACCATCTCCTCTTGGTATTGGTCATTTGATTTCCCCTCAAGAAACCAACAAATTGTGTGaagtaaaaagaagaaaactacATGAAATTGAATTAAGGGTTTTGTGTGATATCCTAAATGACCAATTTAGGTGCCTTGTCTTGAATTTTACTGAACAACTGGGAATTTTTTTGCGGCTGTTTGATGATAAAGTAACCAAAGGAATCATAGCCGAGTTTAATGATTTCCAAATGTTAGCTGAAGCACTCAGAATGAGTGTAagccatttttttccttccctcGAGTCTGAAGCAGCCTCCAAACAGAGGTTGATTGTTGCTTTTCCTGTCAATTTgctggtttttcttttcttcttttctgttcttattttttctcctttaatgcAGGAAAAGTTTCTGCATGGGGTTTGTCCTCAAGAGCTCTCAGCTGGCATTCTCTCAACCAACATCAGCTGGAATGGCATTGGCTTCCAATTATTTTGGTTCAGTATCTTTCTTGGTGTACAGGACCGATAAATCAATCTGCTGAATGGTATGAAGAAACACAGATTATTAGGTTGAGCTCCATCAATTTTGCCATTGAAtgttttctcattctcattttcatccCAAGTAATAGAAGATTGACAAGTAACATGTATTTAAATTAAGGTAAAGCGTAATAAGAGTAACTCAGTGCCTTTACATTCAACATAGTGGATTTGGATACATGCAAAAGCATTTCAGAGCTTCAAATGCCGCTCTGCATGAATGATGGCTCTGTATGCATGTTTGAGATGACTGATGTAAAATGTCATAAAAGGCTTGGTTTCTTTCATTGGATGCCAATTAGTTTTTGGTTCAAGTAGTCAAAACTCTATTTAAGTAGTGTTAGAGTGAAGAACATGGGTTCAACTCTTCTAGGATGAGTGAtgtcaaattttataaaaggtttgacCTTCTTCACTAGACATCaattagttttcaaattttataaaaggtttgacCTTCTTCACTAGACATCAAttagttttcaaacaaaataatcaaAGTCGATCTGAGACTAGTAACATATTCgggaactgtttttaaaaatgaaaaactatttttcagacttgaaaacatatttagcaATTGAAAACAGggtgttttctaaaaacatatttgaccttttttttcacatgcccctaagggttgttttaaaaaataattgtacaaatatgaagaatgattaaaaatagagCATTGTAagtaaaaattatgtttgagaaatatttggaaacatagaaaataggttgaagacatttcaaattctcaaacaCACTGTTGCTCTAGAAAAcattaaagaattatttttgaaaactgttctcaaaaattgtttttagggACATTTCCAAAGTACAGTATTGAGTATGATTCCGGTTCCATTAGTCCCCTTCTTTCAGTGCTACGAAGTCTTGATGAAGAAAGGGCAATGCAAGATTAGCAGTGGGAGAATATATCCCTAAGCGTGAGAATGCTGAAGTTGTTAGTGCCATGCTTGAGGTATTTATGTCATTTTGATCTTTGTCATATACACGTGTTTTTACTTCTGACACGATTGATTGATTTCTAAgtaatttgttttgtttttttttttgtttgtttgtaatAATGTAAAAGCTTCTAGATTTTGTACAAAAGTCAATTTTTAGGATACTTAGgggtttgagagaaaatgtgttTTCATGGGGAAGTGAAGTGAGAAAAATAGGTcaatttttatgtctattagCAAACTtggttaattttaaaatgatatagaAATATCActatcttctttatttattttttattagaaacaaacacattttcattaaaaatgaaagtacaagagaaggatgagaaatcatTTCCTACTTTACAAAACCCGATCAAAATAGTGGAAAAAAAACACTCCCTAATAAACATCAAAACAACTCAATATTGCTATTTTAACCCTTTGGATCTAGATGTTGACATCCAATCAAGTTGAATTATGTTGAGAGGAATGCCTTAGAAAGTTGTAGTAGAGGTCTAAAAAGATGAATAGAAGTAAACTAGATCCCATATCGTTTCGGTAGAGCTCCACTTGTCTTAACAAaaccttgcatttctttccctctataccatttaaataaatgaaagacaAGCAATTTGCCATAGAACTTTTAAAACctaagagaaagagagaaacaatTAAACACTGCtctatattttttgaataaaaataatagatacAATGCACAATATTCTTAGTCCTATATATAGAGGAAACcgaggaaaaagggaaaataataaatcccttaagctatgtttggttcccgaaaaatctaagggaaaatgcaagggaaaaaatatacaaaggaaaagtagaagaaaagaaaaagtgaagaaaaataaaaaatagattaaaagtcaataaattatttttatttgttacttcaaattcattttatttattttaactcatcgatataaagattaaataatttaaacatatataaaattttaattaattttaattataatttatttattttttatatttttcataggacaactaaacataaaaaaaaaatcattttcctttgtattttttttttctttccttagtattttctgggaaccaaacacaaccttaaAGTTAGGGATGCTACAATTCTATTTTTTGCAACTAactaaaagaattaatttaagaTTATATATAGCTGAGAAAACAAAAGGCTatgtttagttaagaaaaacacccaaaaggggaggtgaattgggtttttaaaatcttttcaatctcaacaaaattaaacaaaagataagcaaagtaaagagatagagttgagagaattcaaactcgggtttatagtggttcgacacttccttgcctacgtgcACTCTCTTCAACCttctaaccgagtgagggttccactaacttgaagtttcaaccaagcttccaatctttttacacttggattccggctccaatgggctcttacacaacctt from Vitis vinifera cultivar Pinot Noir 40024 chromosome 9, ASM3070453v1 includes these protein-coding regions:
- the LOC100242830 gene encoding protein CHROMOSOME TRANSMISSION FIDELITY 7, with product MKDEMDSLLGNQTWELTELPVGKKALHNKWVYRIKNEHDGSKRYKARLVVKGFQQKEGIDYTEIFSPVVKMSTIRLVLGMVAVENLHLEQLDVKTAFLHGDLEEDLYMIQPEGFIVQGQENLVCKLRKSLYGLKQAPRQWYKKFDNFMHRIGFKRCEADHCCYVKSFDNSYIILLLYVDDMLIAGSDIEKINNLKKQLSKQFAMKDLGAAKQILGMRIIRDKANGTLKLSQSEYVKKVLRTEKCEPEKSTTFSVQKGGRDARSGAVLRMQTKISSFFKPSSAPKSPPIFYDDDDGDNEPTPFSDKEEPPIFGGDDEMVSFWEKEPEVVITYKRRAPNPDREKNETDGGLIAETMKKPIVVDSPLPNRTLNKKRNYAQFHLELGQSDFLLHSCSTCGLKYAPGDEGDEQVHKAFHKNFTHGIQFKGWRNERIIRMPSTGGGRIVLVLDGDPPAHKNKVHEVVKIMEVEFGGGWIFHKNCKAYLFISSQRVAGCLVAEPIQKAYKILSSSPDERSDDTSSKEAGPNSNKLQFGTVNFQREVVQRAPSVNSREALDGTPNGPIVCEKEAVPAICGIRAIWVTPSNRRKHIASQLLDAVRKSFCMGFVLKSSQLAFSQPTSAGMALASNYFGSVSFLVYRTDKSIC